A single Macaca mulatta isolate MMU2019108-1 chromosome 15, T2T-MMU8v2.0, whole genome shotgun sequence DNA region contains:
- the LOC711374 gene encoding LOW QUALITY PROTEIN: 14-3-3 protein beta/alpha (The sequence of the model RefSeq protein was modified relative to this genomic sequence to represent the inferred CDS: inserted 2 bases in 2 codons), translating into MREADQSGLQAQPLGIPRDPRLVMRFNLTPRQSDSTSSSQLSDPDPLPLSLQRRNRALGNPGAVESQLSFVAQEAQKFCQPRDKEREVKPAHGDKKVNITSEQYPSRPRVSLGRWWSPCLELCLEVTKSVLVQKAKTAEQAECGDDVAAAGKAAMPQGHAPPTEDSNLPSAAYRNMAGARHSSWILISSTEQGTGRNEKQQMGKEYXWKTEAELLDIGNEVPERLGRSLIPHATQPESKLFCLEMKGDHFRYLSXVSSGDNKQTTLLNSCCGKSGTPNGGTSRSHGRRT; encoded by the exons ATGAGAGAGGCAGATCAGTCTGGGCTCCAAGCGCAGCCTCTCGGGATTCCCCGGGACCCACGGCTTGTAATGCGCTTTAATCTCACGCCTCGCCAGAGTGACAGCACGTCATCGTCACAGCTCAGCGACCCTGACCCGCTCCCACTCTCGCTGCAGCGGAGG AACAGAGCCCTGGGGAACCCAGGAGCTGTGGAAAGCCAGCTCTCCTTTGTGGCCCAGGAAGCACAGAAATTCTGCCAgccaagagacaaagaaagagaagtaaAGCCAGCACATGGAGATAAGAAAGTGAACATAACTTCAGAGCAGTATCCAAGCAGGCCCA GAGTCAGTTTGGGAAGGTGGTGGTCACCATGCTTAGAGCTGTGCTTGGAAGTGACAAAAAGTGTGCTGGTACAGAAAGCCAAGACCGCTGAGCAGGCTGAGTGCGGTGATGATGTGGCTGCAGCTGGGAAGGCAGCCATGCCACAGGGGCATGCACCCCCAACTGAAGACAGCAATCTGCCCTCTGCCGCCTACAGGAACATGGCGGGTGCCCGCCATTCTTCCTGGATTCTCATCTCCAGCACTGAGCAGGGAACAGGGAGGAATGAGAAGCAGCAGATGGGCAAAGAGT TgtggaagacagaggcagagctgctggACATCGGCAATGAGGTTCCAGAGCGGTTGGGCAGGTCTCTCATTCCCCACGCTACGCAACCTGAAAGCAAGCTGTTCTGCTTGGAAAtgaaaggagatcatttcagGTATCTTT GGGTGTCGTCTGGAGACAATAAACAAACTACTCTGTTGAACtcctgttgtgggaagtcagggaccccaaacggagggaccagccgaagccacggcagaagaacataa